A single Curtobacterium sp. MCSS17_015 DNA region contains:
- a CDS encoding DNA polymerase Y family protein: protein MSPRGRRALVGTPKAGGGAGAALAGAALPGVGLPGVGAVRADALSRGAGLPEPPPTRTIVLWCPDWPVIAAARAAGTPPEQPFALIAKGLVFASSASARQVGVVRGLRVREAQARCTDLVTQPYDDALDHRAFEPVIRAIEAAAPGVEVLRPGTIALRARGPARYHGGERAAATILAGIAADHGAPGVRAGVADTPFAAEQAARARPRRPGERVRMVPVGGSAEFLAPLPLSVLGDPDLAMVLGRLGIATLGDFAALTDEQVRDRFGVPGAFLHRLAGGRDPREVSAREVPPDLEVQASFEPPLDRADQIAFAFRRSADEFAAKLRAAGLVATTIRVGIVDERDVLLERVWAHPRWFDAADVVDRVRWQLAGGVDPTGLEAPVTTVVLEPVAVDDVANHERGLWGSGPDERVHHGLARVQGMVGHDGVVTPRIGGGRTLAERIVLVPWGDAPAGGERALAVVRDRPWPGKLPGPPPATVLERPRPVDVVTADGGAVDVDDRGALTGEPGRFRSDGDRGGRFAPVTAWAGPWPLVVRWWESGGRRLHRLQLVDAEGRAWYLVLADHRWWAEAIAT from the coding sequence GTGAGCCCCCGCGGACGCCGCGCGCTGGTCGGCACGCCGAAGGCGGGCGGAGGTGCCGGCGCCGCGCTGGCCGGGGCCGCGCTGCCCGGCGTCGGTCTGCCGGGGGTCGGTGCGGTCAGGGCCGACGCGCTCAGCCGCGGAGCGGGGCTGCCGGAACCCCCGCCGACCCGCACGATCGTCCTCTGGTGCCCGGACTGGCCCGTCATCGCGGCCGCCCGGGCTGCCGGAACGCCACCGGAGCAGCCGTTCGCCCTCATCGCCAAGGGCCTGGTCTTCGCCAGCTCCGCTTCAGCACGGCAGGTCGGGGTGGTCCGGGGGTTGCGCGTGCGGGAAGCGCAGGCGCGCTGCACCGACCTCGTCACGCAGCCCTACGACGACGCACTCGACCACCGTGCGTTCGAGCCGGTCATCCGCGCGATCGAGGCGGCCGCACCCGGGGTCGAGGTCCTGCGTCCCGGCACGATCGCGCTCCGAGCCCGCGGTCCGGCGCGCTACCACGGTGGCGAACGGGCGGCGGCGACGATCCTGGCGGGCATCGCGGCCGACCACGGTGCGCCGGGGGTCCGAGCCGGGGTGGCCGACACCCCGTTCGCCGCCGAACAGGCCGCACGGGCACGACCTCGGCGTCCCGGGGAGCGCGTCCGGATGGTACCGGTGGGCGGATCGGCGGAGTTCCTCGCCCCGTTGCCGCTCAGTGTGCTCGGCGATCCCGACCTCGCGATGGTGCTCGGCCGACTCGGGATCGCGACGCTCGGGGACTTCGCCGCGCTCACCGACGAACAGGTGCGCGACCGGTTCGGCGTCCCCGGTGCGTTCCTGCACCGACTCGCCGGCGGGCGCGACCCCCGAGAGGTCTCCGCGCGTGAGGTCCCGCCCGACCTCGAGGTCCAGGCGTCCTTCGAACCACCCCTCGACCGTGCCGACCAGATCGCCTTCGCCTTCCGCCGCTCCGCTGACGAGTTCGCCGCGAAGCTCCGCGCAGCCGGGCTCGTCGCGACGACGATCCGGGTCGGCATCGTCGACGAGCGGGACGTCCTGCTCGAACGGGTGTGGGCGCACCCACGGTGGTTCGACGCCGCTGACGTGGTGGACCGGGTGCGCTGGCAGCTCGCGGGCGGGGTCGACCCCACGGGGCTCGAGGCACCGGTCACCACGGTCGTGCTCGAACCCGTCGCCGTGGACGACGTCGCGAACCACGAGCGGGGACTCTGGGGCTCCGGGCCGGACGAACGGGTGCACCACGGACTGGCCCGGGTGCAGGGCATGGTCGGACACGACGGCGTCGTCACCCCCCGGATCGGCGGCGGTCGCACGCTCGCCGAGCGCATCGTGCTCGTGCCGTGGGGCGACGCGCCGGCCGGGGGTGAACGCGCCCTCGCGGTGGTCCGGGACCGTCCGTGGCCCGGCAAGCTGCCCGGGCCGCCGCCGGCGACGGTCCTCGAGCGCCCCCGGCCGGTGGACGTCGTCACGGCGGACGGCGGCGCGGTGGACGTCGACGACCGGGGTGCCCTGACCGGGGAACCCGGACGGTTCCGCTCCGACGGTGACCGCGGTGGGCGGTTCGCGCCGGTCACGGCGTGGGCGGGGCCGTGGCCGCTCGTCGTGCGGTGGTGGGAGTCGGGCGGACGGCGACTGCACCGCCTGCAACTCGTCGACGCCGAGGGGCGGGCGTGGTACCTGGTCCTCGCCGACCACCGCTGGTGGGCAGAGGCGATCGCGACGTGA
- a CDS encoding error-prone DNA polymerase has protein sequence MGYSNPPIPWSQFEHALSDKRSPGTTPEGDGGDSPAWSRKRAPYRPTDVAAPDAPPAVPYAELHAHSTFSFLDGASPPEHLLEEAARLGLHGLAITDHDGFYGAARMAEVAETYPSVTTVYGAELSLGLTEPQNGVPDPEGSHLLLLADGQDGYHRMAGAVTAAHLAAGSEKGRPRYDLDDLAERSGGRWRVLTGCRKGTVRQALERDGESAAERALRALLDRFGTGAVVVELSDHGGPLDSARNDVLAALAARHALPVVATGNVHYATPDRFPVATALAAVRARRSLDEIDGWLPAADTAHLRSGAEMARRFARWPGAVEQSVVLADELGFQLKTAKPGLPDLDVPEGHTPMSWLRELTWRGARRFYPGDADGVDAHKRERIERELAVIEDKGFPGYFLIVRDMVQYARGRGILCQGRGSAANSAVCYLLEITAVDSIRYGLPFERFLSAMRDEEPDIDVDFDSDRREEVIQYVYDKYGRFNAAQVANVITYRPKGAVRDMAKALGHSPGQQDAWSKQVERWGSVTESQDHDIPEPVVDLAQQVLGFPRHLGIHSGGMVLTDRPVGEVVPIEHARMDGRTVLQWDKDDCAYMGLVKFDMLGLGMLAALQYSFDLAAEHCGERWDMHSIPKEEQGVYDQLCRADTIGVFQVESRAQMGTLPRLLPRRFYDLVIEVALVRPGPIQGGAVHPYIRRRTGEEPVTYIHPALEPVLERTLGVPLFQEQLMQMAIAVGNCSGDDADLLRRAMGSKRGLEKIDRLREKLYRGMAENDIHGEDADAIYAKIQAFANFGFAESHSISFALIVYASAWMRLHYPGAFLAALLRAQPMGFYSPQTLVADARRHGVRVLRPDILRSEVDATLEPIEGRTDTDTDTDAATADAATAGGPTAGGHDACLATEQPPVLPFDRDAPDDTADHRRDGAFAVRLGLAEVASLGRRSAERIVAERRANGPFTDMSDLARRVGLTTAQLEALAAADAFESLGIDRRGGMWSAAQAAAERPDQLPDTQVVVQPPLFGQMTSGDVLIADMWSTGMSTDDHPVGHLRERLSARGVLSVEDTRTAETGRRVEVGGIVTHRQRPATASGITFLNVEDESGLVNVICSVGVWGRYRRVARESPAVIVRGILERSPDGVVNLVADRIEHLPLAVRTRSRDFQ, from the coding sequence ATGGGCTACAGCAACCCGCCGATCCCGTGGTCGCAGTTCGAGCACGCCCTGTCCGACAAGCGGAGTCCCGGCACGACCCCCGAGGGCGACGGCGGCGACAGTCCGGCCTGGTCTCGGAAGCGCGCGCCGTACCGCCCGACGGACGTCGCCGCGCCGGACGCGCCGCCCGCCGTGCCGTACGCCGAACTCCACGCGCACTCCACCTTCAGCTTCCTGGACGGTGCGAGCCCACCGGAACACCTGTTGGAAGAGGCCGCACGCCTGGGCCTGCACGGCCTGGCGATCACCGACCACGACGGCTTCTACGGTGCTGCGCGGATGGCCGAGGTCGCCGAGACGTACCCGAGTGTCACCACCGTCTACGGTGCCGAACTGTCCCTCGGGCTGACCGAACCCCAGAACGGCGTCCCGGACCCGGAGGGTTCGCACCTGCTGCTCCTGGCCGACGGGCAGGACGGGTACCACCGGATGGCCGGCGCGGTGACGGCCGCGCACCTCGCCGCCGGTTCCGAGAAAGGGCGTCCCCGCTACGACCTCGACGACCTCGCGGAGCGGTCCGGTGGGCGCTGGCGGGTGCTCACCGGCTGTCGGAAGGGCACCGTCAGACAGGCCCTCGAACGCGACGGGGAGAGCGCTGCCGAGCGGGCACTCCGGGCACTGCTGGACCGGTTCGGCACCGGGGCCGTCGTCGTGGAACTCTCCGACCACGGCGGTCCGCTCGACAGTGCCCGGAACGACGTCCTCGCCGCGCTCGCCGCCCGGCACGCGCTGCCGGTCGTGGCGACCGGGAACGTGCACTACGCGACCCCCGACCGGTTCCCGGTGGCGACCGCACTGGCCGCTGTCCGGGCCCGGCGCAGTCTCGACGAGATCGACGGGTGGCTGCCGGCCGCCGACACCGCGCACCTGCGCTCGGGCGCCGAGATGGCCCGGCGGTTCGCCCGGTGGCCGGGTGCCGTCGAGCAGAGCGTGGTGCTCGCCGACGAACTCGGCTTCCAGCTGAAGACGGCGAAGCCCGGGCTGCCCGACCTCGACGTGCCCGAGGGCCACACGCCGATGAGTTGGCTCCGGGAACTCACCTGGCGAGGAGCCCGTCGGTTCTACCCCGGCGACGCGGACGGTGTCGACGCCCACAAGCGGGAACGCATCGAACGCGAACTGGCGGTCATCGAGGACAAGGGGTTCCCCGGGTACTTCCTCATCGTGCGGGACATGGTGCAGTACGCCCGCGGGCGGGGGATCCTGTGCCAGGGTCGGGGCTCGGCCGCGAACTCGGCGGTCTGCTACCTGCTCGAGATCACCGCCGTCGACTCGATCCGGTACGGGCTGCCGTTCGAACGGTTCCTGTCGGCCATGCGCGACGAGGAACCCGACATCGACGTCGACTTCGACTCCGACCGGCGGGAAGAGGTCATCCAGTACGTCTACGACAAGTACGGCCGGTTCAACGCGGCGCAGGTCGCGAACGTCATCACCTACCGGCCGAAGGGGGCCGTGCGGGACATGGCGAAGGCACTCGGCCACAGCCCCGGCCAGCAGGACGCCTGGTCGAAGCAGGTCGAACGGTGGGGGTCGGTCACCGAGAGCCAGGACCACGACATCCCGGAGCCGGTGGTCGACCTGGCCCAGCAGGTCCTCGGGTTCCCGCGGCACCTCGGCATCCACTCCGGCGGGATGGTCCTGACCGACCGGCCGGTGGGCGAGGTCGTGCCGATCGAGCACGCCCGGATGGACGGTCGGACCGTGCTGCAGTGGGACAAGGACGACTGCGCCTACATGGGACTCGTCAAGTTCGACATGCTCGGGCTCGGCATGCTCGCCGCCCTGCAGTACTCGTTCGACCTGGCCGCCGAGCACTGCGGGGAGCGGTGGGACATGCACTCCATCCCGAAGGAGGAGCAGGGCGTCTACGACCAGCTCTGCCGGGCCGACACGATCGGCGTCTTCCAGGTCGAGTCCCGAGCGCAGATGGGCACGCTGCCCCGGCTGCTGCCGCGTCGGTTCTACGACCTGGTGATCGAGGTCGCCCTCGTACGTCCCGGGCCGATCCAGGGCGGCGCGGTGCACCCGTACATCCGTCGACGCACCGGTGAGGAACCGGTGACCTACATCCACCCCGCTCTCGAACCGGTGCTGGAACGGACGCTCGGGGTGCCGCTGTTCCAGGAGCAGCTCATGCAGATGGCCATCGCCGTCGGCAACTGCTCCGGCGATGACGCCGACCTGCTCCGGCGGGCGATGGGGTCCAAGCGCGGCCTCGAGAAGATCGACCGGCTGCGCGAGAAGCTCTACCGGGGGATGGCGGAGAACGACATCCACGGCGAGGACGCCGACGCCATCTACGCCAAGATCCAGGCGTTCGCGAACTTCGGCTTCGCGGAGAGCCACTCGATCAGCTTCGCGCTCATCGTCTACGCCAGCGCCTGGATGCGGTTGCACTACCCGGGCGCGTTCCTGGCGGCGCTGCTCCGGGCACAGCCGATGGGGTTCTACTCGCCGCAGACCCTCGTCGCCGATGCCAGACGGCACGGTGTGCGGGTGCTCCGGCCGGACATCCTGCGGTCGGAGGTCGATGCGACGCTCGAGCCGATCGAGGGTCGGACGGACACGGACACGGACACGGACGCGGCCACGGCAGACGCGGCCACCGCCGGCGGGCCCACGGCAGGCGGACACGACGCGTGCCTCGCCACCGAACAGCCACCGGTGCTGCCCTTCGACCGGGATGCTCCGGACGACACCGCCGACCACCGTCGCGACGGCGCCTTCGCCGTGCGGCTGGGACTCGCCGAGGTGGCGTCGCTCGGTCGCCGGAGCGCTGAGCGGATCGTCGCCGAACGCCGCGCGAACGGCCCGTTCACGGACATGTCCGACCTCGCCCGTCGGGTCGGCCTCACGACCGCGCAGCTCGAGGCGCTCGCGGCCGCGGACGCGTTCGAGTCACTCGGGATCGACCGACGTGGTGGGATGTGGTCGGCGGCACAGGCGGCGGCGGAACGGCCCGACCAGCTGCCGGACACGCAGGTCGTCGTGCAACCGCCGCTGTTCGGGCAGATGACGAGCGGTGACGTCCTCATCGCGGACATGTGGTCCACGGGGATGTCCACCGACGACCACCCCGTCGGGCACCTCCGCGAGCGGTTGTCGGCGCGGGGTGTGCTCAGCGTCGAGGACACCCGGACGGCGGAGACCGGTCGGCGCGTGGAGGTCGGCGGCATCGTGACGCACCGGCAGCGTCCCGCGACGGCATCGGGGATCACCTTCCTCAACGTCGAGGACGAGTCCGGCCTGGTGAACGTGATCTGCAGCGTCGGGGTGTGGGGGCGGTACCGACGGGTGGCGCGGGAGTCCCCGGCGGTCATCGTGCGGGGCATCCTCGAGCGGTCGCCGGACGGGGTGGTCAACCTCGTCGCGGACCGGATCGAGCACCTACCGCTCGCCGTCCGGACCCGGTCGCGGGACTTCCAGTGA
- a CDS encoding HAMP domain-containing sensor histidine kinase, with the protein MIAAVVIALLVLVMRLQVVNVVASATETLLDADTDPYVATLEVDSDPNLSPPGNAQFVAVVSPTGDITLSSMPRRLEQSLGSLRTTPAGTSVVELGGSQYRVVVEHPVNQAGRWTVVAARNSQAEAIVVDELTTTLSFTGLAILLAFGVASWVLATTALRPVNRMRREADRLSVASERAELPVGPAQDELASLATTLNAFLARTRQATERERQMVSDASHELRTPLAILTTQLDLAALDRGDARALAAHIERAKNSVARLSRLANDLLTLSRIEESERRAADGAPQSATSWSDLGDEVMAAVDRVRLIASAKDVTVDFELEPPVPVDGPDGSGSGSGSRSGSGSGSGSGPGPGPDEPRYRLDTGGMAQLVTNTAGNAVAALPRGGTVLVTWRATPGEGVLRVTDDGPGVPESFVPVAFDRFTRPDEARTSRRDPDPATGGIPMPGGSGLGLAIVRAVAERAGGSASLRNLPAGGLEVTVRVPEVRGAPEVRAAH; encoded by the coding sequence GTGATCGCGGCCGTCGTCATCGCGCTGCTCGTGCTCGTGATGCGTCTGCAGGTCGTCAACGTCGTCGCGAGTGCCACCGAGACCCTGCTCGACGCCGACACCGACCCGTACGTCGCCACGCTCGAGGTGGACAGCGACCCGAACCTCTCGCCGCCCGGCAACGCCCAGTTCGTCGCCGTCGTCTCCCCCACCGGCGACATCACCCTCTCCTCGATGCCCCGCCGGCTCGAACAGTCGCTCGGCAGCCTCCGCACGACGCCGGCGGGCACCTCGGTGGTCGAGCTCGGCGGGTCCCAGTACCGTGTGGTCGTCGAACACCCGGTCAACCAGGCCGGACGGTGGACCGTGGTCGCCGCCCGCAACTCGCAGGCCGAGGCGATCGTCGTCGACGAGCTCACCACCACCCTGTCGTTCACCGGGTTGGCGATCCTCCTGGCCTTCGGCGTCGCGTCGTGGGTGCTCGCCACCACCGCCCTCCGACCGGTCAACCGGATGCGCCGCGAGGCCGACCGACTCTCCGTCGCCTCGGAGCGTGCCGAACTGCCGGTCGGGCCGGCGCAGGACGAGCTCGCGTCACTCGCGACCACCCTCAACGCCTTCCTCGCCCGGACGCGGCAGGCCACCGAGCGCGAACGGCAGATGGTGTCGGACGCCAGCCACGAGCTCCGTACCCCGCTCGCGATCCTCACCACGCAGCTCGACCTCGCCGCCCTCGACCGTGGCGACGCGCGTGCCCTCGCCGCGCACATCGAGCGTGCGAAGAACAGCGTCGCCCGGCTCTCCCGACTGGCGAACGACCTGCTCACGCTGTCCCGCATCGAGGAGTCGGAACGCCGTGCCGCCGACGGTGCGCCGCAGTCCGCCACGTCCTGGTCCGACCTCGGTGACGAGGTGATGGCCGCCGTCGACCGGGTCCGGCTCATCGCGAGCGCGAAGGACGTCACCGTCGACTTCGAACTCGAGCCGCCGGTTCCGGTCGACGGCCCCGACGGGAGCGGCTCCGGCTCGGGTTCCCGTTCGGGTTCCGGTTCCGGTTCCGGTTCCGGTCCCGGTCCCGGTCCCGACGAGCCGCGGTACCGGCTCGACACCGGGGGGATGGCGCAGCTCGTCACGAACACCGCCGGGAACGCGGTCGCTGCGCTCCCCCGCGGCGGCACCGTGCTCGTCACGTGGCGGGCGACCCCCGGCGAGGGCGTGCTGCGGGTCACCGACGACGGGCCCGGCGTGCCGGAGTCGTTCGTGCCCGTCGCGTTCGACCGCTTCACCCGGCCCGACGAAGCCCGCACCTCGCGCCGCGACCCGGACCCGGCGACCGGCGGGATCCCGATGCCGGGCGGGTCCGGCCTCGGACTCGCGATCGTGCGCGCGGTCGCGGAACGGGCGGGAGGCTCGGCCTCCCTCCGCAACCTGCCGGCCGGTGGTCTCGAGGTGACGGTGCGGGTGCCGGAGGTGCGAGGAGCGCCGGAGGTGCGGGCAGCGCACTGA
- a CDS encoding response regulator transcription factor — MRLLVVEDDDEMRALMERGLAAEGYRVTAVENGVEALIALGEQAYDIAVVDVMMPGMSGFELARRVREREDPVRILLVTARDAVDDRVFGLDAGADDYLTKPFAFAELTARLRALGRREPAGAPRTIEVGDVSIDSEARRVSVKGQRVAMSPTEFALLRLLARSVGTVVDRPKILEEVWDGSQHVDPNVVEQYISYLRKKLVAHEATVVISTVRGRGYRLDLVSA; from the coding sequence ATGCGCTTGTTGGTGGTCGAGGACGACGACGAGATGCGCGCGCTCATGGAGCGCGGGCTCGCCGCCGAGGGGTACCGCGTCACCGCGGTCGAGAACGGCGTGGAGGCGCTCATCGCCCTGGGCGAGCAGGCCTACGACATCGCCGTGGTCGACGTGATGATGCCCGGCATGTCCGGATTCGAGCTGGCGCGCCGCGTCCGCGAGCGTGAGGACCCGGTCCGGATCCTGCTCGTCACCGCGCGCGACGCCGTCGACGACCGGGTCTTCGGGCTCGACGCCGGCGCCGACGACTACCTCACCAAGCCCTTCGCGTTCGCCGAGCTCACCGCTCGCCTCCGTGCCCTCGGTCGCCGCGAACCCGCCGGCGCTCCCCGGACCATCGAGGTCGGGGACGTCTCGATCGACTCCGAGGCCCGACGCGTCTCCGTCAAGGGCCAGCGAGTCGCCATGAGCCCGACGGAGTTCGCGCTGCTGCGCTTGCTCGCACGTTCGGTCGGCACCGTCGTCGACCGTCCGAAGATCCTCGAAGAGGTCTGGGACGGGTCGCAGCACGTCGACCCGAACGTCGTCGAGCAGTACATCTCGTACCTGCGGAAGAAGCTCGTCGCGCACGAGGCGACGGTCGTCATCAGCACCGTGCGCGGTCGCGGCTACCGACTCGACCTCGTCAGCGCCTGA
- a CDS encoding FUSC family protein, translating into MNPVARLRSSSRTPFLQVVKTAVAVVAAVLLCELLIRGPFPTFAAIAALLVVQPNINQSFVKGLERSAGVLLGVVLATGVHLLLGDAVAVVLLVVVLAILLAWALRLTPTSATQVGISGMLVLTAGVVTPNYSADRILETVIGAVVALAVNAVIVPPVLLEPAHLAVARLARDTAAAFERIAVGLTEGWDAARWDEALLQARALRQQHARTEAALTSARDSLTMNPRGGRHRTILERDVAVAEHLRVLVTRVTGMTRAVRDNTAPDLRADPMVGRIATEVARIGADVRRLGAQVESARLTPGELADGQDDTDLEHALTAPLEVVRPNSRHWVLIGALLEDVRRVREEILGEDD; encoded by the coding sequence GTGAACCCGGTCGCGCGCCTCCGCAGCTCGAGCCGCACCCCGTTCCTGCAGGTCGTGAAGACCGCGGTGGCGGTGGTCGCGGCGGTGCTCCTGTGCGAACTCCTCATCCGCGGGCCCTTCCCCACCTTCGCCGCCATCGCCGCGCTGCTCGTGGTGCAACCGAACATCAACCAGTCGTTCGTGAAGGGCCTCGAGCGGAGCGCCGGGGTCCTGCTCGGGGTGGTGCTGGCGACCGGGGTGCACCTGCTCCTCGGCGATGCCGTGGCGGTCGTCCTGCTCGTCGTCGTCCTCGCGATCCTGCTCGCCTGGGCGCTGCGACTCACCCCGACGTCGGCGACGCAGGTCGGCATCAGCGGGATGCTCGTGCTCACCGCCGGGGTCGTCACCCCGAACTACTCGGCCGACCGGATCCTCGAGACCGTGATCGGCGCGGTGGTCGCCCTCGCGGTGAACGCCGTCATCGTGCCGCCGGTGCTCCTCGAGCCCGCCCACCTCGCCGTCGCCCGGCTCGCGCGGGACACCGCCGCCGCGTTCGAGCGGATCGCCGTCGGGCTCACCGAGGGGTGGGACGCTGCACGGTGGGACGAGGCCCTGCTGCAGGCGCGGGCGCTCCGGCAGCAGCACGCCCGGACCGAGGCGGCGCTGACGTCGGCCCGGGACTCGCTGACGATGAACCCGCGCGGGGGTCGACACCGCACGATCCTCGAGCGCGACGTCGCGGTCGCCGAGCACCTGCGCGTCCTCGTCACCCGGGTGACCGGCATGACCCGCGCCGTCCGGGACAACACCGCTCCGGACCTCCGCGCGGACCCGATGGTCGGCCGGATCGCCACCGAGGTCGCCCGGATCGGCGCGGACGTCCGTCGTCTCGGCGCGCAGGTGGAGTCCGCGCGCCTGACGCCGGGCGAGCTCGCCGACGGGCAGGACGACACGGACCTCGAGCACGCGTTGACGGCACCGCTCGAGGTGGTCCGCCCGAACTCCCGACACTGGGTGCTCATCGGTGCCCTGCTCGAGGACGTCCGACGGGTGCGTGAGGAGATCCTCGGCGAGGACGACTGA
- a CDS encoding aminoglycoside phosphotransferase family protein, producing the protein MWPNHERVIPEAFAGSGTTVVAARAHSVEPSGNGYLYGYEVDTVDRAGQRATVLTYVDTGGAHDQNSAIVTDPATGDPVSVWAYPNDPGLPVLPQVTYRDAVAELLTTLGMPVTNPTLTVAAYRPGKRAVVRVDAPERTLFIKIVRPHRVAPIVRTHEQFAAAGLPVPRVLSSRGDGLLVLELVRGVPAGSRITEIADDPRFVASLAALTGRIATVPMTQQARADAMDHADWHRRTLTTALPAEAEEIDRLYDAIGRRSIGWAAGAKQVVHGDLHLEQVFVDEDEPWRISGLLDIDTAGWGHPVRDIGAVVAHLVVTGLWHRSRGDAERGAAAERLADAVARDWVARNPQEAERIGPAIGAQLLAHAGGQATTGSANGIATAEQLLAATRAALAEPAPSLPSGTGRPRSAPRV; encoded by the coding sequence GTGTGGCCGAACCATGAGCGAGTCATCCCCGAGGCCTTCGCCGGGTCCGGGACGACCGTCGTGGCCGCCCGCGCGCACTCGGTCGAACCGTCCGGCAACGGGTACCTGTACGGGTACGAGGTGGACACGGTCGACCGGGCCGGTCAGCGTGCCACCGTCCTGACGTACGTCGACACCGGCGGTGCGCACGACCAGAACAGTGCCATCGTCACCGACCCCGCCACCGGGGACCCGGTGTCGGTGTGGGCCTACCCGAACGACCCGGGCCTCCCGGTCCTGCCGCAGGTGACGTACCGTGACGCCGTCGCGGAGCTCCTCACCACGCTCGGGATGCCGGTGACGAACCCGACGCTGACGGTCGCCGCCTACCGGCCCGGCAAGCGTGCAGTCGTCCGCGTGGACGCACCGGAGCGGACCCTGTTCATCAAGATCGTCCGCCCACACCGCGTCGCCCCGATCGTCCGGACGCACGAGCAGTTCGCCGCAGCCGGCCTGCCGGTCCCACGTGTGCTGTCGAGCCGCGGCGACGGGCTGCTCGTCCTCGAACTCGTCCGCGGCGTACCAGCGGGCAGCCGGATCACCGAGATCGCCGACGACCCCCGGTTCGTGGCGTCCCTCGCCGCCCTCACCGGGCGGATCGCGACCGTGCCGATGACGCAGCAGGCCCGCGCCGACGCGATGGACCACGCCGACTGGCACCGCCGGACCCTGACGACCGCGTTGCCGGCGGAGGCCGAGGAGATCGACCGCCTGTACGACGCCATCGGACGTCGGTCGATCGGCTGGGCCGCCGGAGCGAAGCAGGTCGTGCACGGGGACCTGCACCTCGAGCAGGTGTTCGTCGACGAGGACGAGCCCTGGCGCATCTCGGGGCTGCTCGACATCGACACCGCGGGGTGGGGGCACCCGGTGCGGGACATCGGTGCCGTGGTCGCGCACCTCGTCGTCACCGGGCTGTGGCACCGGTCACGAGGGGACGCCGAGCGCGGTGCGGCTGCCGAGCGCCTCGCGGACGCCGTCGCCCGCGACTGGGTGGCGCGCAACCCGCAGGAGGCCGAGCGCATCGGTCCCGCGATCGGCGCGCAGCTCCTCGCCCACGCCGGCGGGCAGGCCACGACCGGGTCGGCGAACGGGATCGCGACGGCGGAACAGCTGCTCGCGGCGACGCGGGCCGCGCTGGCGGAACCGGCCCCGAGCCTCCCGTCCGGCACCGGCCGTCCGCGGTCCGCGCCGCGCGTCTGA